The Sulfolobus islandicus Y.N.15.51 sequence AATATCGTATTTAAAAGATTAAATAGTGTTTAGGCATAAGATAAAATTCTTTCTATGCTTTTGAATCAACTGTTAAAACATTACGGTAGTGTCGTCGTTAAGTTATTTATATTTGTATAACGAGTATTACTTATGGGTAGGAAGCCTGTATTTAGGCAAGACGTTTCTTGTCCCTCTTGTGGTAGTCATCATGTTGTTAAGTGTGGTAGGCCTTTGGGTAGGCAGAAGTTTTTGTGTAGGGATTGTGGTAGGTACTTCTTGGGTGATGCTAGTTATCATCATCATTCTAGGAAGTTGAGGGAGGAGGCTTTGAGAATGTATGCTAATGGTATGAGTATGAGGGCTATTTCTAGGGTGCTTAACGTACCTCTTGGTACTGTTTTCACTTGGATTAAGCGTTATGGTAGGAAAAAGCATGAGAAGTTGGTTGAGTTGTGGGGTAGGGCTAAGGAGCTGGTCAAGGGTAAGGTTGTTGCTAAGGTTGTTGATGAGATGTGGACTTACTTGTACAAGAATGCTAGGGCTTTTTACAAGTGGGTTTTCACTTGTTACGTGTACACGAAGCTGGGAGTTTACCTCATTTACTCTGTGGGGGATAGGGATGAGAGTACTTTCCTTGAGGTCAAAAAGTATTTGCCTGACGAGGGTAGATGGGTGAGCGATGATTATAACTTGTACTTCTGGTTGAAAGACCACACGGTTGTCTCGCCAGTTAACCCGAACGAGTCCTTTCATTCCTCATTAAGGGATAGGCTAATTAGATTCAAGAGAGCAACGAAGGCAGTAAATAGGAGCATTCGCACCATGATGTACTCCATAGCCCTAGTCTTATGGGAGAGAAGGTTAATCCCAGAATTTGTAGCTTAACGACGACACTATC is a genomic window containing:
- a CDS encoding IS1-like element ISC796 family transposase: MGRKPVFRQDVSCPSCGSHHVVKCGRPLGRQKFLCRDCGRYFLGDASYHHHSRKLREEALRMYANGMSMRAISRVLNVPLGTVFTWIKRYGRKKHEKLVELWGRAKELVKGKVVAKVVDEMWTYLYKNARAFYKWVFTCYVYTKLGVYLIYSVGDRDESTFLEVKKYLPDEGRWVSDDYNLYFWLKDHTVVSPVNPNESFHSSLRDRLIRFKRATKAVNRSIRTMMYSIALVLWERRLIPEFVA